Part of the Sulfolobales archaeon genome, CCTATAGTGCTCCATAAAGCAGTTGATAGGCCACAGACTAGGCTGGATAGAGATATAGAGGGTGGCATGTCGATATCTGTAGGGAGAATCAGGATATCAGAAAGAGGTGGAAGGTATATAGTGAAGCTTGTAGCGCTAGGGCATAACACTATAAGGGGTGCTGCGGGCAATACTATTTTGAATGCTGAGGCAAGTATATATCTGGGATTACTAAGGAGATGAAATTGTAAAACAGATAATTTAGATCTTTTAAATAAGGTTAAAATGTGGTGATCGAGATCTTCTAATGATCACACCGCTTTGAACATCATATCGATCGAGATCAAAACTCTTTTCTCTAAGAGGGCGGCGATCCACGATACTATATTATGGAATATGCTCAGAGAAGAGCGCGTATATCATCGATCAACTTTTGCACCCCTCATCACAGCCATAGCCATATAGGTTATTTATATAGGGGTCTAATATCCCTAAAACTATTCCTTCTATTATGGATATGGCTTTCAGCTGATTAAAACGATCCTTACTTTTATTATAGAATTATAGAAATTCCTAGACATGGATATGTTTTTATATAGTTTTTAGATATCTATTTTCCTCTGGCAATTACTAGCAATGTATATATATATCCTGATATGAGGAGAACTAGCCATATTGTTGATAAGATATATCCTTTGATAATTGATATGGCAATTCCTGTGGAGAGTGCTACTATAGATAAAATCTCAGGCATTTCTGATAATCCAATTCCGTTATATAGCCTCTCTTTTGAGCCTTTAGGTGTTATTGTATATCTATATTTGCTGAGCAACATACCCTGGATTTGATTAATAGCTATGTGTAGAGATAGTGATGATGTAGCTGCAGAGGAGGTTCCCAATCTCTTGATTGCCTCTATGAGCTGTAGATTTTGCCTCTTCATGACTATCTCTATATATCTTACAATATATATGATTGATATTATAAGCCATAGGATAAAGATGTGTGGGATACTCTCGAGAGGATCAGGGCCTATGTGGAATATTAGGAGAATTGGGTATATATAGGTTGAAATCGCTATCGCTATTGTAGGTATATATTGAAGCCCGTATATCATTAGTTCTAGCTTCTTCCAGAGAGGGGCTTTTGAAGCTCTGATCTTCCCTATACCCTTTCTAATAGCTTGCACAGCTCCGAAGCTCCACCTACACTGCTGGATCTTAAAGGCCCTATATGTAGATGTTACGAGAACCTCAACATATTCCTCATCGCAATAGCAGATCCTTAACCCCCTCTCGAATAGCTTTATCCCCATCCAATAATCATCCTGCACTATACCACTATCCCAACCGCCTACATCTATTAACGCGCTTCTTTTATACGCAGTACCGCTACCTAGGGGGACTAAGTGGCATCCGATACCAGCTCTCCCTCTATAGAGAGACCCAACTATGAATTCCATAGCGGTTGAGAGAGCCCTAGCAAGCCTTGTGTCAAATGTATAGTGACCCCTCCATCTAAAAACCACAGCATCACATCCACCGCTGATCATATCTACAGCTCTCCTAACTATTCCTTGGGATGGCTTTGTATCTACATCTAGAAGGAGGAGTATATCGCCTCTAGCCTCCTTAATAGCTAGATTTAAAGCCCCTATTCTCCCAC contains:
- a CDS encoding glycosyltransferase family 2 protein, translated to MIEVIAAASLIASAFIQALHIFYSLGYSRYNHFKYRYNNSDTISNSNPYPYITIAIPIKNEDPNILRETLESCLKIEWPRDRIEILVISDDPVERREEIRKAVEDLRGHGNAIKLIFRDKPDGGRIGALNLAIKEARGDILLLLDVDTKPSQGIVRRAVDMISGGCDAVVFRWRGHYTFDTRLARALSTAMEFIVGSLYRGRAGIGCHLVPLGSGTAYKRSALIDVGGWDSGIVQDDYWMGIKLFERGLRICYCDEEYVEVLVTSTYRAFKIQQCRWSFGAVQAIRKGIGKIRASKAPLWKKLELMIYGLQYIPTIAIAISTYIYPILLIFHIGPDPLESIPHIFILWLIISIIYIVRYIEIVMKRQNLQLIEAIKRLGTSSAATSSLSLHIAINQIQGMLLSKYRYTITPKGSKERLYNGIGLSEMPEILSIVALSTGIAISIIKGYILSTIWLVLLISGYIYTLLVIARGK